The following are from one region of the Acidobacteriota bacterium genome:
- a CDS encoding sugar kinase has translation MSILVVGSVAFDTIATPSGRVENILGGAATYFSLAASYFTDVRMVAVVGADFTAEHETVLKKRGVDTRGIERTSGKTFRWGGQYLDNLNEAKTDFTELNVFEKFQPRIPKEYADTKFLFLANIQPTLQKAVRVEMDGVRLTGCDTMNFWIQGTPKELAETLKLVNVLLINDTETKMLAGETNLLRASRKVLAMGPQALVVKHGEYGATIFFREGAFGIGRHPFRAPALPIEEVKDPTGAGDSFAGGFMGYIASQGEVNREVLKRALFYGGVMGSFAVERFGTERLQNLTREEIDARFQIFRELTHLE, from the coding sequence ATGAGCATACTGGTAGTTGGTTCGGTTGCGTTTGATACGATCGCCACGCCCTCCGGGCGAGTGGAAAACATTCTTGGCGGAGCGGCTACGTATTTTTCACTGGCTGCCAGTTACTTCACCGACGTTCGCATGGTTGCTGTTGTCGGAGCTGATTTCACGGCCGAGCATGAGACTGTCCTGAAGAAGCGTGGTGTGGATACACGTGGAATTGAGCGTACTTCGGGCAAGACCTTCCGCTGGGGCGGTCAATATCTTGACAACCTGAATGAGGCAAAAACCGATTTCACGGAACTGAACGTCTTCGAAAAATTTCAGCCCCGCATTCCGAAAGAGTACGCGGACACGAAGTTTTTATTCCTGGCCAACATTCAGCCCACGCTGCAAAAAGCTGTGCGCGTGGAGATGGATGGAGTGCGCCTCACCGGCTGCGACACCATGAATTTCTGGATTCAAGGAACTCCGAAGGAACTGGCCGAGACCTTGAAATTGGTCAACGTGCTCCTGATTAACGACACGGAAACCAAAATGCTTGCGGGCGAGACAAATCTCTTGCGAGCATCTCGTAAAGTGCTGGCGATGGGTCCACAGGCTCTCGTTGTGAAGCACGGCGAATACGGTGCAACGATTTTCTTCCGGGAAGGCGCCTTTGGTATCGGACGTCATCCATTTCGTGCCCCGGCCCTACCCATTGAAGAAGTAAAAGATCCGACCGGCGCTGGAGATTCATTCGCGGGTGGATTTATGGGTTACATCGCTTCCCAGGGAGAGGTCAACCGCGAAGTGTTGAAGCGAGCCCTCTTCTATGGCGGCGTGATGGGATCGTTCGCGGTGGAACGATTTGGAACCGAGCGGCTCCAGAACTTGACGCGAGAAGAAATTGACGCTCGCTTTCAGATATTCCGCGAGTTGACGCACCTGGAATAA